Proteins encoded in a region of the Paenibacillus sp. E222 genome:
- a CDS encoding glycoside hydrolase family 88 protein: MSVLNEVNKEVWDQIKSKADQMLAAIGEKSPHVAGANGIYDDMRIDWWTSGFWPGILWIVYDMTGDEKYKEAAWNWDERLSARFLENNYFDHDVGFHFLPTAVIKYKLTGDADAARRALFAANFLAGRFNTKGSFIRAWNGDMLGWSIIDTMMNLSLLFWASEESGDPRFSHIAKAHADMVMKQFVREDGSVHHIIRFDPETGERAEAIGGQGAAPDSAWSRGAAWALYGLTNTYRYTEDPAYLDAAQRVANFFISSLPEDSVPHWDFRAEPEEGEQIPRDSSAGAIAASGLLELADVLPDPEGRLYATVAKRILSSLRDHYGTWDLPEHEGMLLEGTGHKPAGQNVNVSLIYGDYFYVEATAKLNSWKHRIF, encoded by the coding sequence ATGAGCGTATTAAATGAAGTGAACAAGGAAGTATGGGATCAGATTAAAAGTAAAGCCGATCAGATGCTTGCTGCCATAGGTGAAAAGTCTCCGCATGTCGCTGGAGCAAATGGCATCTATGACGACATGAGAATCGATTGGTGGACCTCGGGATTCTGGCCGGGCATATTATGGATTGTGTACGATATGACGGGTGATGAGAAATATAAAGAGGCTGCATGGAATTGGGATGAAAGACTATCGGCACGGTTCCTAGAAAACAACTACTTTGATCACGACGTGGGCTTTCATTTCCTGCCTACGGCCGTCATCAAATACAAGCTCACCGGAGATGCCGATGCCGCAAGGCGTGCCTTATTTGCCGCCAACTTCCTGGCTGGCCGCTTCAATACCAAAGGCAGCTTCATTCGGGCTTGGAATGGAGACATGCTGGGCTGGTCGATCATCGACACCATGATGAATCTGTCTTTGCTCTTCTGGGCATCTGAGGAAAGTGGAGATCCTCGTTTCAGCCATATCGCCAAAGCTCATGCGGATATGGTCATGAAGCAATTTGTGAGGGAAGATGGTTCTGTGCATCATATCATTCGCTTTGATCCCGAGACAGGTGAACGTGCAGAAGCGATAGGGGGTCAGGGCGCGGCGCCGGATTCGGCATGGAGTCGGGGAGCGGCGTGGGCTTTATATGGATTAACGAATACGTATCGGTATACAGAGGACCCGGCATATCTGGATGCTGCACAGCGTGTGGCGAACTTCTTCATTTCCAGCCTGCCTGAGGATAGCGTTCCGCATTGGGATTTCCGTGCTGAGCCCGAAGAAGGGGAGCAGATCCCACGAGACAGCTCCGCTGGTGCCATTGCTGCTTCCGGATTGCTTGAGCTTGCAGATGTACTTCCTGATCCGGAAGGCAGACTCTATGCTACCGTTGCCAAACGTATCCTGAGTTCCCTACGGGATCATTATGGAACCTGGGATCTTCCTGAGCACGAAGGTATGCTTCTCGAGGGAACCGGTCATAAACCGGCAGGTCAGAACGTAAACGTCTCCCTCATTTACGGTGACTATTTCTACGTCGAGGCGACTGCCAAATTAAACAGTTGGAAACATCGTATTTTCTAA
- a CDS encoding carbohydrate ABC transporter permease, translating into MIKESGWFDRIFTIFNYTFLILLVIVTLYPLLYVLFASLSDSAQLLANKGLLWKPVGFSLEAYKSVLANPGIATGFRNTLFILVFGVIVNLFMTALGAYVLSRKNVMWNKVFMFFIVFTMFFGGGLIPLYLVVKGVGLLDTLWSTILPFAISTFNLIIMRTSFMGIPDSLEESAKIDGANHFTILFRIIIPLSMPVIAVMILYYAVDKWNGWFYASVFIKSRELFPLQLVLREILIANSTESMSAGASAGDRFQIGETIKYATIMVATIPILCIYPFLQRFFVKGVMVGSLKG; encoded by the coding sequence TTGATTAAGGAAAGCGGTTGGTTTGACCGAATCTTTACGATCTTCAATTATACGTTTCTAATCCTGCTCGTCATCGTCACATTGTATCCACTGCTCTACGTGTTATTCGCGTCTTTAAGTGATTCGGCGCAGCTGTTAGCAAACAAAGGTCTCCTGTGGAAGCCGGTCGGCTTCAGCCTGGAAGCTTACAAGAGTGTACTTGCCAATCCAGGTATAGCCACAGGTTTCCGTAATACATTGTTTATTCTTGTGTTCGGCGTTATCGTCAACCTGTTCATGACTGCGCTTGGTGCGTATGTGCTATCCCGTAAAAACGTGATGTGGAACAAGGTGTTCATGTTCTTTATCGTGTTCACGATGTTCTTTGGCGGCGGATTGATTCCACTGTACCTGGTAGTAAAAGGCGTTGGCCTGTTAGATACATTGTGGTCGACCATTCTGCCTTTTGCCATCAGCACATTTAACCTGATCATCATGCGAACGTCATTTATGGGCATACCGGACAGCCTGGAAGAGTCGGCCAAGATTGATGGAGCCAATCACTTCACCATTTTGTTCCGTATTATTATCCCATTGTCCATGCCAGTCATTGCCGTGATGATTCTGTATTACGCAGTCGATAAGTGGAACGGGTGGTTCTATGCATCTGTATTTATCAAGAGCAGAGAACTGTTCCCATTGCAATTGGTGCTGCGTGAGATTCTGATCGCCAATTCTACAGAGAGCATGTCGGCCGGTGCATCGGCTGGGGATCGCTTCCAGATCGGGGAAACCATCAAGTATGCAACGATTATGGTAGCGACGATACCAATCCTGTGCATCTATCCGTTTTTGCAGCGCTTTTTCGTTAAAGGTGTCATGGTTGGTTCATTGAAAGGTTAA
- a CDS encoding sugar ABC transporter permease, with amino-acid sequence MSNRQSFRSRFVRDFMMNKYLYIMMIPVIGYYLIFHYGPMYGAIIAFKDYSPMKGILGSDWVGLKHFEEFFNSYYFLRVLKNTLFISLYTLVFEFPAPIILALLINEVRKRTFKRVVQTITYMPYFISLVVICGIITDFTNADGLINRLIMMLGYDGQAMLQKPELFRPIYVLSEIWQRIGWESIIYIAALMSIDLEQYEAAKIDGASRLKQMFHITLPGLLPIITIMFILRMGNMLNVGFEKIILLYNPVTYETADVISSFVYRKGLLEFGWSYSSAVGLFNSVINLVLLISANYISRRVSQNSLW; translated from the coding sequence ATGAGCAATCGTCAATCCTTTAGAAGCCGGTTCGTGCGGGACTTCATGATGAACAAGTATTTATACATCATGATGATTCCCGTTATTGGATATTATTTAATATTTCATTACGGTCCAATGTACGGCGCAATTATTGCCTTTAAAGATTATTCTCCGATGAAGGGTATTTTGGGGAGTGATTGGGTTGGGCTGAAGCACTTTGAAGAGTTTTTTAACAGTTATTATTTCTTGCGTGTGCTGAAGAACACCCTTTTTATCAGTTTGTACACCCTGGTCTTTGAATTCCCCGCACCAATTATTCTGGCGCTGCTCATCAATGAAGTACGCAAGCGCACATTCAAGCGGGTCGTTCAGACGATTACGTATATGCCGTATTTCATCTCTCTCGTCGTCATATGCGGTATTATTACGGACTTCACGAACGCGGATGGTTTAATCAACCGCCTGATCATGATGCTTGGATATGACGGTCAGGCGATGCTGCAAAAGCCGGAGCTGTTCCGTCCGATCTATGTTTTGTCTGAAATATGGCAGCGGATCGGTTGGGAATCCATTATCTATATCGCTGCGTTGATGAGCATTGACCTGGAGCAGTACGAAGCGGCGAAGATAGACGGAGCGAGCCGTCTCAAGCAAATGTTTCACATTACGCTACCCGGATTGCTGCCTATTATTACGATCATGTTCATTCTGCGGATGGGTAATATGCTGAATGTCGGGTTCGAGAAAATCATTCTCCTTTATAATCCGGTGACCTATGAAACGGCTGACGTAATCTCCTCCTTCGTATATCGAAAGGGATTGTTGGAGTTCGGATGGAGTTACAGCTCGGCAGTCGGTCTATTTAACTCGGTGATCAATCTCGTTCTTCTGATTTCGGCGAACTATATCAGCCGCAGAGTGAGTCAAAACAGCTTATGGTGA
- a CDS encoding extracellular solute-binding protein — protein MRRKVLSTSLMILLLGTTILGCSSGDSKTGDADKGTPSGSTEATTYPIQTDKTLTYWGEINGNLIGVKNSHSEIPFFQKWQEKTGVPLKFTAPPTGQVRESFNVMLASGDLPDMLEYNFIGDFPGGPEKAINDGYILKLNDLIDQYAPNLKKYLQDNPDIDKMVKTDSGSYYVFPFIRGDEYLRVFQGPIIRKDWLDELGLPVPETIDEWTTTLRAFKEKKGASAPFSVVSKPRFFNDSGNGAFLGAFGVNRGFYQEDGQVKFGPAEEGFKEYLTLFQEWYKEGLIDKNISTADTKSVDGNLASGATGASVGNAGGGIGKWQPLVEANDPDAVLVAAPYPVLNKGDIPKFGQLNQGYASEGTVAITTAAKDPELAVRMLDYGYSEEGHMFFNFGEEGVSYNMEGDYPKFTDLLLKNPDKLAPAQAISLYARSSYNGPFVQDKRYAEQFFALQTQRDAIDVWKNTQAAKYNLPSITPTPEESSEYATIMNDINTLVDEMTIKIILGNEPVDQFESYVTKMKSLHLDRAIEIQTAALERYNNR, from the coding sequence ATGAGAAGAAAAGTGTTATCTACGAGTTTGATGATTCTGTTATTAGGTACAACGATCCTGGGGTGTTCGTCCGGAGACAGTAAAACGGGCGATGCTGATAAAGGGACACCAAGCGGATCAACGGAAGCAACAACCTATCCAATTCAAACGGATAAGACGCTTACGTACTGGGGTGAAATTAACGGAAACTTGATCGGGGTCAAAAATTCGCACAGCGAAATTCCATTCTTTCAAAAATGGCAGGAAAAAACCGGCGTACCACTCAAATTCACGGCACCACCGACCGGTCAGGTCAGAGAATCCTTTAACGTAATGCTGGCATCCGGGGATTTGCCAGACATGCTGGAGTACAATTTTATCGGAGATTTCCCTGGTGGACCGGAGAAAGCCATCAATGATGGTTATATCCTCAAGCTGAACGATCTGATTGACCAGTATGCTCCGAATCTGAAGAAATACCTGCAGGACAATCCGGACATCGACAAGATGGTCAAAACGGACAGTGGCAGCTACTATGTATTCCCGTTCATTCGGGGAGATGAGTATCTTCGTGTCTTCCAGGGACCCATCATTCGTAAGGATTGGCTGGATGAGCTGGGACTGCCTGTTCCGGAAACGATTGATGAGTGGACAACAACCCTGAGAGCTTTTAAAGAGAAAAAAGGCGCATCCGCTCCGTTCTCTGTTGTAAGTAAGCCACGATTCTTTAACGATTCCGGTAATGGTGCTTTCCTGGGCGCCTTCGGTGTAAACCGCGGATTCTATCAGGAAGACGGACAGGTCAAATTTGGTCCTGCGGAAGAGGGTTTCAAAGAATACCTGACGTTATTCCAAGAATGGTACAAAGAAGGTTTGATTGATAAAAACATCTCAACAGCGGATACCAAATCCGTCGACGGTAACCTCGCTTCGGGTGCTACTGGCGCTAGTGTCGGTAACGCAGGTGGAGGTATCGGCAAATGGCAGCCGCTCGTTGAAGCAAATGATCCGGATGCCGTTCTGGTCGCCGCACCATATCCGGTGCTTAACAAAGGGGATATTCCTAAATTCGGCCAGCTTAACCAGGGTTATGCCTCGGAAGGCACGGTTGCCATCACAACAGCAGCCAAGGACCCGGAACTTGCCGTTCGTATGCTGGATTATGGCTACAGTGAGGAAGGGCACATGTTCTTCAACTTCGGTGAAGAAGGTGTCAGCTATAACATGGAAGGTGATTATCCGAAATTCACGGACTTGCTGCTGAAGAATCCGGATAAACTCGCTCCTGCACAAGCGATTTCCCTATATGCCCGCAGCAGCTATAACGGTCCATTCGTTCAAGACAAACGTTATGCCGAGCAGTTCTTTGCATTACAGACCCAGCGTGATGCCATTGATGTATGGAAGAATACACAGGCCGCCAAATATAATCTGCCTTCAATCACACCTACACCTGAAGAAAGCTCCGAATACGCGACCATCATGAATGATATCAACACGCTCGTGGATGAGATGACCATCAAGATCATTCTGGGCAACGAACCAGTGGATCAATTCGAGAGCTATGTCACGAAAATGAAATCGTTACATCTGGATCGAGCGATTGAAATCCAGACAGCAGCACTCGAACGCTACAACAACCGGTAA
- a CDS encoding RDD family protein, protein MYNAGFWIRLGASILDAIIIALPLMVIAGLITGNFDSDEPIAKILSALYSILLPVFWYGRTIGKRICGIRIRKYDTHEPPGIGTMLMRVVVAGLVYGITFGIGFIASVIMVAVREDKRAIHDFIAGTEVVWD, encoded by the coding sequence TTGTATAATGCAGGTTTTTGGATAAGGCTCGGCGCCAGTATTCTGGATGCTATTATTATTGCATTGCCGTTAATGGTTATCGCAGGACTGATTACAGGAAACTTTGATAGTGATGAACCTATAGCCAAAATATTAAGTGCATTGTATTCCATTTTATTGCCCGTTTTCTGGTACGGTAGAACGATAGGAAAACGTATTTGCGGAATTCGAATTCGAAAATACGATACACATGAGCCCCCTGGAATTGGAACCATGCTGATGAGAGTTGTTGTTGCAGGACTGGTATATGGAATCACATTCGGCATTGGTTTCATTGCGAGTGTCATCATGGTTGCTGTACGAGAAGACAAACGTGCAATACATGATTTTATCGCAGGTACCGAAGTGGTCTGGGACTAA
- a CDS encoding DUF2642 domain-containing protein: MHRFKYYGDPQDYALSAAPQYYLNRDVQHKNTLALPNYVEPKFTELLFQHIGLKIVITTTVGKLIGILDDVSSDYVTLDVLGKKHHIRLCEIVYFEIAKE, encoded by the coding sequence ATGCATAGATTCAAGTACTATGGAGATCCACAAGATTATGCCTTATCCGCAGCTCCGCAATATTATCTGAATAGAGATGTACAACACAAGAATACTTTGGCATTACCGAATTATGTGGAGCCCAAATTCACCGAGCTATTATTCCAACACATAGGGTTAAAGATTGTCATCACGACAACTGTCGGCAAATTGATAGGTATTCTGGATGATGTTTCTAGTGATTACGTAACTCTTGATGTTCTTGGAAAAAAGCATCACATTCGATTATGTGAAATCGTTTATTTTGAAATAGCAAAAGAGTAA
- a CDS encoding WG repeat-containing protein: MSMSEPLLTQIVNQHIPAGATVVTIDKPVKHPAIYASDLTGDGMPEIAAVYEQGGELILLVLKFYQGHWIKMSLTKGLGYGVTLLTAASVTSTARNNLIVGWQVGAIWSKLAVYDWTESGLTDLAPEDLYYSHAEIIDMPGPHGRDGKVEIALWIHDTGEAYRVEIIRWQNGNWVPATDVYPYYFPKVVQYYEQLTEHYPDYTFYWYYLADAQYKAGLSPAALVSVQQALRFNEPYPSREALLELEKKIRQAMGTEGPRETTWLFPISVRTTTGTRWGYMDAQGRIRIEPILDDAQDFQRNGLAVVVKDGKTGIINLNGQFVVQPVYDSINPFSEGRAIVIDSQGFEMIDEQGAVLTKRAYPFIADVKDGRALFYLSDNSQTGGEVSRYGYLDTSGNEVIRAQFASANDFQDGKAVVQIKENEYALINRNGQRLATYPYAYVGPLGNGLLPFQKEASGKYGYIDESGHIRIQPSFTSAFPFSGGYAIVNTAEDYNSIYGVINTQGSFIIQPAYNDIRDLGEHRLALGQAIDPKQSFIGSIYAIADVNGRKLSDFVYTDVSNYKGGLASATNGTQTFFLDLNGRPASGYPRVEGSGTLELVAPDLIKAYVDQRVSYVNRAGQIIWRQNTIVPLHPPYRVREEKYKPNPDYLVYYPQLEGLTDQAVQLAVNAKLKALSQVKPIPANQKLGYTYTGDFDITFYQQQLLQLKLTGYNYPAGAAHGMPTMIYAIINLSTGQMYELKDLFKPNSDYVKVLSKIVGDQIKNDPQYSYVFPDTYEGISPDQPFFVTADALHLYFSPYEIAPYVAGFPTFTIPFAQIKDIINTEGSFWKAFHA, from the coding sequence ATGTCCATGAGTGAACCTCTGTTAACGCAAATTGTCAATCAACATATTCCGGCTGGCGCGACTGTCGTCACCATTGATAAACCGGTCAAACATCCGGCTATTTATGCTTCAGATTTAACCGGAGATGGAATGCCGGAGATTGCTGCTGTATATGAGCAGGGCGGTGAATTAATCCTGCTTGTTCTGAAATTTTACCAGGGTCACTGGATCAAGATGTCTTTGACGAAAGGCTTGGGTTATGGAGTTACCTTATTGACAGCGGCATCTGTGACATCCACGGCGCGGAACAATCTCATTGTCGGCTGGCAGGTCGGTGCGATCTGGTCAAAGCTTGCAGTATACGATTGGACAGAATCAGGACTGACTGATCTCGCGCCAGAAGATTTGTATTACAGCCATGCGGAAATCATCGATATGCCTGGTCCCCACGGCAGAGATGGCAAAGTAGAAATTGCACTCTGGATTCATGATACAGGTGAAGCTTATCGGGTCGAGATCATCCGCTGGCAGAATGGTAATTGGGTGCCCGCAACAGATGTGTATCCATATTACTTTCCTAAGGTCGTACAGTATTATGAACAATTGACTGAACACTATCCAGACTACACTTTCTATTGGTACTATCTTGCAGATGCCCAGTACAAGGCCGGATTATCTCCTGCCGCGCTCGTTTCGGTCCAACAAGCGTTAAGATTCAATGAACCATACCCTTCGCGGGAAGCACTGCTTGAGCTGGAAAAGAAGATTAGGCAAGCCATGGGCACAGAGGGGCCGCGTGAAACGACGTGGTTATTTCCGATATCGGTCAGAACGACAACTGGAACCCGGTGGGGTTATATGGACGCCCAAGGTCGTATTCGAATTGAACCGATCCTTGACGATGCCCAAGACTTTCAACGAAATGGCCTGGCTGTCGTAGTGAAAGACGGGAAGACTGGCATCATCAATCTTAACGGGCAATTTGTCGTTCAACCTGTATACGATTCCATTAATCCTTTTTCAGAAGGTCGGGCCATTGTCATTGATTCCCAAGGGTTCGAGATGATTGATGAACAAGGCGCAGTATTGACCAAACGGGCATATCCCTTTATTGCCGATGTGAAGGACGGCCGAGCGCTGTTTTACCTTTCAGACAACAGTCAGACAGGCGGGGAAGTCAGTCGTTACGGTTATTTGGACACCTCTGGAAATGAGGTCATTCGGGCGCAGTTCGCTTCAGCGAACGATTTTCAGGATGGCAAGGCCGTTGTGCAGATCAAGGAAAATGAATATGCGTTAATTAACCGAAATGGTCAGCGGCTGGCAACGTATCCATATGCCTATGTAGGTCCTCTGGGTAACGGATTACTTCCTTTTCAGAAAGAAGCATCAGGGAAATACGGTTATATCGACGAAAGTGGTCATATCCGGATTCAGCCGAGCTTCACTTCGGCATTTCCGTTCAGTGGTGGATACGCTATTGTGAATACAGCGGAGGATTACAACTCCATCTATGGCGTTATTAATACACAAGGCTCTTTTATCATCCAACCCGCCTACAATGACATTCGAGATCTGGGAGAACATCGGCTGGCCCTGGGGCAAGCGATTGACCCCAAACAGTCTTTTATTGGTTCGATCTATGCAATTGCAGATGTCAATGGTAGGAAACTTTCGGATTTTGTATATACGGATGTATCAAATTACAAGGGAGGACTGGCTTCAGCCACGAATGGGACACAAACGTTCTTTCTGGATCTCAATGGGCGACCTGCATCAGGATACCCCCGTGTTGAAGGGTCGGGCACCCTTGAATTGGTAGCTCCAGATCTAATCAAGGCGTATGTCGACCAGCGGGTATCCTATGTAAACCGGGCAGGGCAGATCATTTGGCGGCAAAATACAATCGTTCCCCTTCACCCGCCATATCGTGTACGCGAAGAAAAATATAAACCCAACCCGGATTACCTCGTGTATTATCCGCAATTGGAAGGGTTAACGGACCAAGCCGTTCAGCTTGCAGTAAATGCCAAGTTAAAGGCACTATCCCAAGTGAAGCCAATCCCTGCGAATCAGAAGCTGGGTTACACATATACAGGGGATTTTGATATTACGTTCTACCAACAGCAATTACTTCAGCTTAAACTCACGGGCTATAACTACCCGGCTGGTGCTGCACATGGCATGCCGACGATGATCTATGCGATTATTAATCTGAGCACCGGTCAGATGTATGAACTTAAGGATTTATTTAAACCGAACAGTGATTATGTGAAGGTGCTTAGCAAAATCGTAGGAGATCAGATCAAGAATGATCCGCAATACTCTTATGTTTTTCCGGACACATATGAGGGAATCAGCCCGGATCAGCCTTTTTTTGTCACAGCGGATGCACTGCACCTATACTTTAGCCCTTATGAAATCGCTCCTTACGTCGCGGGATTCCCGACATTTACGATTCCTTTTGCCCAGATCAAGGATATTATTAATACAGAGGGCTCATTCTGGAAAGCTTTTCATGCTTAA